One window of the Cydia amplana chromosome 26, ilCydAmpl1.1, whole genome shotgun sequence genome contains the following:
- the LOC134660264 gene encoding uncharacterized protein LOC134660264 has product MTTDPKSKLSELQATISKMSLEACCVAVLPELGLLWSDVSRAIRSSRMPMTPASAARVLCRHISRSLPAEEYDDLLNRLKLKLVATQRRVWHLVSLSEPESEEPVSAAAVTSRVRHALRKAKAPKNMTTVVESVNIGDLVYFSVQLVSATKQGSTLYCAVPPGRPVALLSSLGAKTMLKAIVEGLGYKTYTDESLHGRDIPSLLRIHARGSGGDHVELRGAPEYRPQPLLTDNGIDFTYKGYNEEYMELVMGPDPPLLTNLKIQTSEPFYDPNRLNKNINLTIELKSPDIAATLKEWVRLGALAPTSPLVQIFHQTQSSSITYQRDDD; this is encoded by the exons ATGACCACTGATCCTAAATCTA AGTTATCCGAGCTTCAAGCGACTATTTCTAAAATGTCGCTGGAGGCGTGCTGTGTCGCGGTATTACCGGAGCTAGGGCTCCTCTGGAGCGACGTGTCGCGTGCCATCCGCAGCTCGAGGATGCCCATGACGCCTGCGAGCGCCGCGAGGGTGCTCTGCAGACACATATCCCGGTCACTGCCGGCTGAAGAATACGATGATTTGTTAAACCGATTGAAGCTTAAAT TGGTAGCGACCCAAAGGCGAGTGTGGCACCTGGTGTCTCTGTCGGAGCCCGAGTCGGAGGAGCCCGTGTCCGCGGCCGCCGTGACGTCGCGCGTGCGGCACGCGCTGCGGAAGGCCAAGGCGCCCAAGAATATGACCACTGTG gtGGAGTCGGTGAACATCGGTGACTTGGTGTACTTCAGCGTACAACTAGTATCCGCGACGAAGCAGGGCAGCACCCTGTACTGCGCAGTGCCCCCGGGGCGCCCTGTGGCGCTGCTCAGCTCCCTCGGGGCCAAGACCATGCTGAAGGCCATCGTGGAAg GTCTCGGCTACAAGACGTACACGGACGAGAGCCTCCACGGGCGCGACATCCCGTCCCTGCTGCGCATCCACGCGCGGGGCTCCGGCGGCGACCACGTGGAGCTCCGGGGCGCTCCGGAGTACCGCCCGCAGCCGCTGCTCACCGACAACGGGATCGATTTCACCTACAA GGGTTACAACGAGGAGTACATGGAGCTGGTGATGGGCCCCGACCCGCCGCTGCTGACGAACCTCAAGATACAGACCTCCGAGCCCTTCTATGACCCTAATAG GTTAAACAAGAACATAAACCTGACCATAGAGCTGAAGAGCCCGGACATCGCGGCCACGCTGAAGGAGTGGGTGCGGCTCGGCGCGCTCGCGCCCACCTCCCCGCTCGTGCAGATCTTCCACCAGACGCAGAGCAGCAGCATCACATACCAGCGGGACGACGACTAG